The following coding sequences lie in one Nitrospinota bacterium genomic window:
- a CDS encoding LapA family protein, with amino-acid sequence MLPSLKFILGLIIMILLVTFAVKNNTPTKLYYYFNLESPEVPLFLVILLGLFLGAVFVWIINLFERMKLKYSIKKKDKKIREIEKELVSLRNLPIEESLSNKKDTNLLSEGPDKFNSKES; translated from the coding sequence ATGTTGCCATCACTAAAATTTATCCTGGGTTTAATAATTATGATTTTGTTAGTAACCTTTGCCGTTAAAAATAACACACCAACTAAGCTCTATTATTATTTTAATCTTGAGTCTCCAGAGGTTCCACTTTTTTTAGTTATCCTATTAGGACTGTTTCTCGGAGCTGTTTTCGTATGGATCATTAACTTATTTGAAAGAATGAAATTAAAATATAGTATTAAAAAAAAGGACAAGAAGATAAGAGAAATAGAAAAGGAATTGGTCAGCCTCAGAAATCTGCCCATAGAAGAATCCTTAAGCAATAAAAAAGATACAAATCTCCTTTCCGAAGGACCAGATAAATTTAACAGTAAAGAATCTTAG